One stretch of Cloacibacillus sp. DNA includes these proteins:
- a CDS encoding phage major tail tube protein: MPKIPDKNINFNIYNEDNILYGVAEVTLPDFEAMAESMSGAGIAGEAEIPVIGHFGSMGLSMKWRTVTKEASDLMAQKAHSLECRGSVQRYNAGEGKLESYPIKITTKAVPKKFGLGSLNVGKSSDSESSFEILYIKVVVDGAEVVELDKYNYIFRVNDVDYLESIRKDLGLGN, from the coding sequence ATGCCTAAAATACCGGACAAAAATATTAACTTCAACATCTATAACGAAGACAATATCCTCTATGGAGTAGCGGAAGTAACCCTGCCAGACTTTGAAGCTATGGCGGAATCAATGTCTGGAGCAGGCATAGCCGGAGAGGCTGAAATCCCTGTCATCGGGCATTTTGGCTCAATGGGGCTCTCTATGAAGTGGAGGACTGTTACCAAAGAAGCCAGTGACTTAATGGCTCAAAAGGCGCATAGCTTGGAATGCAGGGGATCTGTGCAGCGATATAACGCCGGAGAAGGCAAGCTGGAGAGCTATCCAATAAAAATTACGACAAAAGCGGTGCCTAAAAAATTTGGTCTTGGTTCGCTCAATGTTGGCAAATCATCTGACAGCGAGAGTTCTTTTGAGATACTGTACATAAAGGTAGTTGTTGACGGAGCGGAAGTTGTAGAGCTTGACAAATATAACTATATATTCCGCGTCAACGATGTGGACTATCTTGAGTCGATACGCAAAGACCTTGGGCTTGGAAACTAA
- a CDS encoding head maturation protease, ClpP-related, with product MNKTRIKNEAGESEEIGEILVYGPISEDSWWGDEVTPKEFRDDLKTLGDVKNIQVRINSYGGHVSAGTAIYSLLKQHPANVTAFVDGFALSAASVIAMAGDKIVMPGNAMMMIHNPSSVAVGDSHEMRKVADILDKIREAMLSAYMQKTGLAKDELINLLDEETWMTADEAKERGFCR from the coding sequence ATGAACAAGACCCGGATAAAGAATGAAGCTGGAGAATCAGAGGAAATCGGCGAGATATTAGTCTATGGGCCGATCTCCGAAGATTCGTGGTGGGGCGACGAAGTAACGCCGAAGGAATTTCGCGATGATCTGAAAACGCTGGGCGACGTAAAGAATATACAGGTTCGCATAAACAGCTACGGCGGGCACGTTTCGGCAGGAACGGCCATATATTCGCTTCTTAAGCAGCATCCCGCGAATGTGACGGCCTTCGTTGACGGGTTCGCTCTTTCGGCGGCTTCCGTAATAGCGATGGCGGGGGATAAGATCGTCATGCCCGGCAACGCGATGATGATGATTCATAATCCTTCGTCGGTGGCGGTGGGCGATTCTCACGAGATGCGAAAGGTGGCGGACATACTCGATAAAATCCGCGAAGCTATGCTCTCCGCCTATATGCAAAAGACCGGGCTCGCGAAAGACGAATTGATAAACCTCCTTGATGAAGAGACATGGATGACCGCGGATGAAGCAAAAGAAAGGGGGTTTTGCAGATGA
- a CDS encoding head decoration protein, which yields MRDLYTKLGSVDPTNLIAGSRYPIDHIGVTLAEDTGEIKNGTVLGKITATGVYVPVDSTATDGSESPVCVLAEDIDTAILTDAVAYRCGYFYRDALIFGGSDTYENHELEMQRLGLYMTKGVNEKGAVA from the coding sequence ATGAGAGATCTTTATACGAAACTGGGAAGCGTCGATCCAACGAACCTGATCGCGGGTTCAAGGTATCCCATCGACCATATAGGCGTTACGCTGGCCGAAGATACCGGAGAGATAAAAAATGGGACAGTCCTTGGAAAGATCACGGCAACGGGCGTATATGTGCCCGTTGACAGTACCGCTACGGATGGCTCTGAGAGTCCTGTCTGCGTATTAGCGGAGGATATCGATACGGCAATACTGACGGATGCAGTCGCGTACCGTTGCGGATATTTCTACCGCGACGCGCTCATCTTTGGCGGCAGCGACACATATGAGAATCACGAGCTGGAAATGCAGCGGTTGGGGCTCTACATGACCAAAGGCGTAAATGAGAAAGGAGCAGTGGCATAA
- a CDS encoding phage tail protein yields the protein MILLSFEVPDEEFKRAYNALQHIHGGAPKAIMRALNHAAYKARKEAVEAVCANYAVKPAEVRRTMVIKRATPNNLLCEIISEGSPRPLIKFNVNPKKPPVQSGKRISQRKKIVAGVKFGVQKALPFAFIAKLDNGHIGVFSRKEGKSLPIKQRYSLSIPQAFGNDSIREFLLGQAIMNFSVELDRQIDLILGGGK from the coding sequence ATGATTCTCCTTTCTTTTGAAGTTCCCGATGAAGAGTTTAAGCGTGCGTATAATGCGCTGCAGCACATTCATGGAGGAGCTCCTAAAGCGATCATGAGGGCCCTGAATCATGCCGCGTATAAAGCCAGAAAAGAGGCAGTAGAAGCGGTTTGTGCGAACTACGCGGTGAAGCCTGCAGAAGTTCGCAGGACTATGGTGATAAAAAGGGCAACTCCGAACAATCTGTTATGCGAAATAATATCTGAAGGCTCGCCGCGTCCCCTGATAAAGTTCAATGTGAATCCCAAAAAGCCACCTGTCCAGTCGGGCAAACGCATATCGCAGCGGAAAAAGATTGTCGCCGGTGTAAAATTTGGAGTTCAAAAGGCGCTTCCGTTTGCATTCATCGCTAAGCTGGATAACGGACATATCGGAGTATTCTCCAGAAAGGAAGGCAAAAGCCTGCCCATAAAGCAGCGCTATTCGCTGTCGATTCCGCAGGCTTTTGGAAATGATTCCATACGGGAATTTCTCTTGGGTCAGGCGATAATGAATTTCAGTGTTGAACTCGACCGACAGATAGATTTGATTTTAGGAGGCGGCAAGTGA
- a CDS encoding phage tail sheath family protein, producing the protein MVYKHGAYAREVPTSILPPVTVDSALPVFIGTAPLHLSKTGAGEDLAKKVNMPILCYTYDEACDSLGFVSDSARWGDYTLSECIKAQYALFGIAPAIFINVLDPENTSHIEVKTIAAMAVDDKVINLGADVISSTVTVKASESGEALTAGTDYSVAYDAHGNCVINVLEGGTAENMTELYVGYTVLKPSSVSKNDIIGGYDTASGKYKGLELVNLIYPKYQLVPGSLVAPKFSQDSGVAAVMEAKAESISGCYKALALVDLGCGSDGAISYTDAPALKTSKNFVNELQVVSWPMATLGDDRYHLSVLLAGLLGSTDNKWNNIPVKSPSNMTLPIDGICDAAGNEINLTQEQGNYLNGQGITTALNNGGWHFWGNRTGIYPSSTDPKDTFIPIRRMFNWISNTLITTWLQRVDYPIVNRTIETMVDSINIWLNGLAAQECLIGHPKVKFIESENPTTSLMDGIVTLHVYVTPPSPMRELDFVLEYDVSQIKSLFGEE; encoded by the coding sequence GTGGTATATAAGCATGGTGCATACGCAAGAGAGGTCCCGACCTCCATACTTCCTCCTGTAACAGTAGATTCTGCGTTGCCTGTTTTTATAGGCACGGCTCCGCTGCATCTCAGCAAAACCGGAGCGGGGGAGGATCTGGCTAAAAAGGTAAACATGCCGATACTATGCTATACGTATGACGAAGCGTGCGACTCGTTGGGGTTCGTCAGCGATTCAGCAAGATGGGGAGATTACACTCTCTCCGAATGCATTAAAGCGCAATATGCGCTTTTTGGAATTGCCCCAGCGATATTCATCAACGTGCTCGATCCAGAAAACACATCGCACATAGAGGTAAAAACTATCGCAGCGATGGCTGTGGATGATAAGGTAATAAACCTTGGTGCCGATGTCATCTCCAGTACCGTTACAGTCAAAGCCAGCGAATCTGGAGAAGCGTTGACGGCAGGTACAGACTATTCCGTGGCCTACGATGCTCATGGTAACTGCGTAATAAACGTACTGGAAGGCGGAACAGCGGAGAACATGACGGAGTTGTATGTCGGTTATACTGTGCTAAAGCCTTCGTCCGTAAGTAAAAATGACATTATAGGTGGATACGATACAGCAAGCGGAAAGTACAAAGGGTTGGAACTGGTAAATCTCATCTATCCAAAATACCAGCTTGTCCCCGGTTCTCTCGTGGCCCCCAAATTCTCGCAAGATTCCGGTGTAGCCGCCGTTATGGAAGCGAAAGCTGAATCAATATCCGGCTGCTATAAGGCTCTTGCGCTGGTGGATCTCGGCTGTGGATCGGATGGAGCGATATCATATACCGATGCTCCCGCCCTCAAAACCAGCAAAAATTTCGTGAATGAGCTTCAGGTTGTTTCGTGGCCGATGGCGACGCTGGGTGATGACCGATACCATCTTTCTGTATTGCTCGCTGGCCTTTTGGGGAGTACGGATAATAAATGGAACAATATACCAGTAAAGTCGCCGTCAAATATGACACTACCGATTGATGGAATATGTGACGCTGCAGGAAACGAGATTAACCTTACTCAGGAGCAGGGTAATTATTTGAACGGTCAAGGAATAACAACCGCGCTGAACAATGGTGGGTGGCATTTTTGGGGTAACCGCACAGGGATATATCCGTCTAGTACGGACCCTAAAGATACGTTCATTCCGATACGTAGGATGTTTAATTGGATCAGCAATACGCTTATCACAACATGGCTCCAGCGTGTAGATTATCCAATAGTTAACCGCACGATAGAAACTATGGTTGACTCCATCAACATCTGGCTAAACGGACTTGCCGCCCAGGAGTGCCTTATCGGACACCCCAAAGTGAAGTTTATCGAAAGTGAAAATCCAACAACAAGCCTCATGGACGGTATAGTGACATTACACGTCTATGTGACACCTCCAAGTCCGATGCGGGAATTGGATTTTGTGTTGGAATATGATGTGAGCCAGATTAAAAGCCTTTTTGGAGAGGAATAG
- a CDS encoding phage portal protein encodes MFGRPYSRGKYHILNSGYSHHGANMVKKSLIGWDSTSLGPKSDIDDNINRLRQRSRDLYMGGALVATGAIKTIRTNVIGAGLKVKPAIHANVLGLSDEEAEEWQRRAQQEFNLWAGSKNSDAARRNNFAELQQLAFISWLVSGDVFVVPKFKKRIDTPYETCVLLVDADRVCNPQMSDVGDRTIIEGLEFSDDGEVVAFHICNQHPYDSVNSKIPRKWTRVEAYGKKTGRPNVLHIMEMERTGQARGVPMLAPIIEAAKQLGRYTEAELVAAVVAGMFTVFLSTETPNEPLGQSAVPDEELIDEDDENTVELGNGAVVDLGPNGKAQTVNPGRPYAGFNDFVVAVCRQIGAALELPYEVLTKQFTSSYSASRGALIEAWKMYKMRRSWFISDFCQPIYEEVISEAIALGRIEAPGFWSDPLIRSAWLNAEWYGPTQGQLDPLKEVNAAAKRVEEGFSTGARETSELTGGEFEANVEQIKRENRLKEIAGMKKNGGGDSAVLGDEQDPDKE; translated from the coding sequence GTGTTCGGCAGACCATATTCGCGCGGCAAATACCACATCCTTAACAGCGGTTATTCGCATCACGGGGCCAATATGGTGAAAAAAAGCCTCATCGGCTGGGACTCGACCAGCTTAGGGCCGAAATCTGATATTGACGACAATATAAATCGGCTGCGGCAGCGTTCACGTGACCTTTATATGGGCGGGGCGCTTGTTGCCACCGGCGCGATTAAGACCATACGAACCAATGTGATTGGCGCTGGGCTGAAAGTTAAGCCAGCAATACACGCCAACGTCCTTGGCCTTTCCGACGAAGAGGCGGAGGAATGGCAGCGCCGGGCGCAGCAGGAATTTAATCTTTGGGCCGGTTCCAAAAACAGCGACGCCGCAAGACGCAATAATTTTGCGGAGCTCCAGCAGCTTGCATTCATCAGTTGGTTGGTCAGCGGTGATGTTTTTGTCGTCCCTAAATTCAAAAAACGTATAGATACTCCCTATGAGACATGTGTGCTGCTGGTCGATGCTGACCGGGTCTGCAACCCTCAGATGTCAGATGTCGGAGACCGTACGATCATCGAGGGGCTTGAATTTTCGGACGATGGAGAGGTGGTTGCCTTTCATATCTGCAATCAGCATCCCTATGATTCAGTAAATAGTAAAATCCCTCGGAAATGGACGCGCGTCGAAGCATATGGAAAAAAGACGGGCCGTCCCAACGTTCTGCACATAATGGAGATGGAGCGGACGGGGCAGGCTCGCGGGGTGCCGATGTTGGCCCCAATAATCGAGGCGGCGAAGCAGCTGGGCCGGTATACGGAGGCTGAACTTGTCGCGGCGGTCGTGGCGGGAATGTTTACCGTTTTTCTCTCGACCGAAACACCTAACGAGCCGCTTGGACAGAGTGCCGTACCCGATGAAGAGCTGATAGATGAGGACGACGAGAATACAGTTGAGCTTGGGAATGGTGCAGTCGTAGATCTCGGTCCCAACGGAAAGGCGCAGACTGTGAATCCCGGACGCCCTTACGCGGGATTCAATGATTTTGTCGTCGCCGTCTGCCGCCAGATCGGCGCTGCTCTTGAGCTCCCTTACGAGGTGTTGACGAAACAGTTCACCTCCAGCTACAGCGCTTCACGCGGTGCTCTGATTGAGGCGTGGAAAATGTACAAAATGCGCCGTAGTTGGTTCATAAGTGATTTCTGCCAGCCAATATACGAAGAGGTGATCTCCGAGGCGATAGCTTTGGGGCGGATAGAGGCACCTGGTTTCTGGTCTGACCCGCTTATACGCTCAGCATGGCTTAACGCGGAGTGGTACGGTCCGACTCAAGGACAGTTGGACCCGTTAAAAGAGGTCAATGCGGCGGCCAAACGAGTAGAAGAGGGCTTTTCGACAGGCGCGCGTGAAACCTCAGAACTCACTGGCGGCGAGTTTGAAGCCAATGTCGAGCAGATAAAACGTGAAAACCGGCTCAAGGAAATAGCTGGAATGAAGAAAAACGGAGGTGGAGACAGTGCGGTTTTGGGAGATGAACAAGACCCGGATAAAGAATGA
- a CDS encoding major capsid protein, translating into MAGTIDITRTRAMLEAVRDIRPIPSFFRDTFFGGAPKYFTTEKVDFDYKKGNNVMAPFVAPLVGGIPMKRDGFTTRTLTPPKIAPERVITAEDLKNREMGEAVYSSKTPAERARTLEADDYDELDRAISLREEWMVRELLFNGKISIKAEVPMGTALEMQIDYQFTNKEILTGTDLWTSDSAKPIDQMVAWRAEIVKNSGVGPDIILTDSNTALMFLHHANVKNMFDIKDYKMGELAPAIRSTLVTYIGRLPIVGCDLYAYDGTYVDPETGNVTPFVPEKTVLMGSRAAQNKMYYGAITQMDDNGAFQTVALGRVPLVLFDQDASTRTLRLQSRPLPMPENVDGWAVRQVA; encoded by the coding sequence ATGGCAGGAACTATAGACATCACCCGCACGAGGGCAATGCTGGAAGCGGTAAGGGATATACGCCCGATCCCATCTTTTTTTCGTGATACCTTCTTCGGCGGCGCGCCGAAGTATTTCACTACGGAAAAGGTGGATTTTGACTATAAGAAGGGAAACAATGTAATGGCCCCCTTCGTAGCGCCGCTTGTCGGAGGCATTCCGATGAAGCGCGACGGTTTCACGACCAGAACGCTCACCCCGCCTAAGATAGCGCCTGAACGAGTAATCACGGCGGAGGATCTGAAAAATCGTGAAATGGGTGAGGCCGTATATTCGAGCAAGACGCCCGCAGAGAGAGCTCGTACTCTGGAGGCCGACGACTACGACGAACTGGACAGGGCGATAAGCCTCCGCGAAGAGTGGATGGTACGCGAGCTGCTATTTAACGGAAAAATCTCCATAAAGGCAGAGGTGCCGATGGGGACGGCGCTTGAGATGCAGATCGATTACCAGTTTACGAACAAGGAGATACTGACGGGGACGGACCTCTGGACCTCAGACAGCGCGAAGCCTATTGACCAGATGGTAGCATGGAGGGCTGAGATCGTAAAGAATAGCGGAGTAGGCCCGGATATCATCCTCACCGACTCCAATACTGCGCTGATGTTCCTGCACCATGCAAACGTAAAGAATATGTTCGATATTAAGGATTATAAGATGGGAGAGCTGGCTCCTGCTATACGGAGTACGCTCGTAACATATATCGGCAGACTGCCTATCGTCGGTTGTGACCTATACGCCTACGACGGAACGTATGTTGATCCTGAGACGGGCAACGTAACGCCGTTTGTTCCCGAAAAAACCGTGCTGATGGGCTCGCGCGCTGCGCAGAATAAAATGTACTATGGTGCGATCACCCAGATGGACGACAACGGCGCGTTCCAGACCGTCGCGCTTGGACGAGTTCCGCTTGTGCTCTTCGACCAAGACGCATCGACGCGGACTCTGCGCCTGCAGTCTCGCCCGCTGCCGATGCCGGAAAACGTCGATGGCTGGGCTGTAAGGCAGGTGGCATAA
- a CDS encoding phage tail assembly protein — protein MKIMLSKEFVFEGKTYSEVDLNLENLTGADLEAAERIAISEGGGLGNFAELCKPFQAAVAARAAKLPLEFFHSLPAKDYSLITLSVGNFLLK, from the coding sequence ATGAAGATTATGTTATCTAAGGAATTTGTTTTTGAAGGAAAAACCTATAGTGAAGTTGATTTAAATCTTGAAAACCTCACAGGCGCGGATCTTGAAGCGGCAGAGAGGATCGCCATATCCGAAGGCGGGGGCTTAGGAAATTTTGCTGAACTGTGTAAGCCTTTTCAAGCGGCTGTAGCGGCGAGAGCCGCCAAACTGCCGCTTGAGTTTTTTCATAGCCTGCCGGCGAAAGACTACTCTCTTATTACTTTGTCGGTTGGCAATTTTTTGCTAAAGTAG